One Halolamina litorea genomic window carries:
- a CDS encoding bacterio-opsin activator domain-containing protein — translation MAADELELLLIEDNPGDARLIEEMLHDAETLLERVDVDASAPENLRIHSESSLAGGVERLADADVDVVLLDLGLPDSDGLESLTGVIDATELVPVIVLTGIQDERIGIEAIKRGAQDYLVKDEVTSDLLVRSIHHAVERNRQERDRSRRHAQLEALNGLTRELMDAETPASVSERVVEVAEARFDIPVMAVALYDGDAGELRPAAATSDAASTLDLDELLSTRGGAVWRAFAESGGPRAVSGDETSASLSELALFPMARHGVLIVGTTTGEGVRTADFDFVGTVASNVEAALDRVKREREREDREQLLEEQNRTLERLNRINDIIRSISRALVRASTREEIESVVCEQLARAGPYGLAWIGDRDHAGDIVVRERAGGDDRAGGFDMSLETLGGEGSPVEQAARTRTEQVVNDVLDDGEFHNWQRAALDRGFHATASFPLVYEDAMYGTLSVYAEETGVFGDLEQAVLDELADTIAYAINAAESKKALMGGEVTRLEFDVSGTEMAFVRLTRDLGCSLVAENFVHESDGGVRRFLTTRGVPAASVIAAAESLPLREFTLISEYEVDDEPVCLFRASLAGDSPESTMLEHGARPVALRAGGGEATVVAELGVDAPVREFVELFRDRFPGAELVAQRSFQRTDPSVAEQRASASETLTDRQLEAIRTAYFSGYFDRPRKHTGTEIAEAMGISQPTFSHHLREAQRKLCAVLFEEADREAEPVDA, via the coding sequence ATGGCGGCGGACGAACTCGAACTGCTGCTGATCGAGGACAACCCCGGCGACGCTCGGCTGATCGAGGAGATGCTCCACGACGCCGAGACGCTTCTCGAGCGCGTCGACGTGGACGCCTCCGCGCCGGAGAACCTCCGGATCCACAGCGAATCCTCGCTGGCCGGGGGTGTCGAGCGCCTGGCCGACGCCGACGTGGACGTGGTCCTGTTGGACCTCGGACTCCCCGACAGCGACGGCTTGGAGAGTTTGACCGGCGTCATCGACGCCACGGAGTTGGTCCCGGTCATCGTCCTGACCGGTATCCAGGACGAGCGCATCGGGATCGAGGCGATCAAACGCGGGGCACAGGACTACCTCGTGAAGGACGAAGTGACGAGTGACCTGTTGGTCCGGTCGATCCACCACGCCGTCGAGCGGAACCGACAGGAGCGCGACCGCTCCCGGCGCCACGCGCAGTTGGAGGCACTCAACGGTCTCACGCGGGAGTTGATGGACGCCGAGACGCCGGCGTCGGTCAGCGAGCGCGTCGTCGAAGTCGCCGAGGCGCGGTTCGACATCCCGGTGATGGCCGTCGCGCTGTACGACGGGGACGCGGGGGAACTCCGGCCGGCGGCGGCGACGAGCGACGCCGCGAGTACGCTCGACCTCGATGAACTGTTGTCGACTCGGGGTGGCGCCGTCTGGCGGGCGTTCGCCGAGAGCGGCGGTCCACGCGCGGTCTCCGGCGACGAGACCTCCGCCTCCCTCTCCGAGTTGGCGCTGTTCCCGATGGCGAGACACGGCGTGCTCATCGTCGGGACGACCACCGGCGAGGGCGTCCGCACGGCGGATTTCGACTTCGTCGGGACCGTCGCGAGCAACGTCGAGGCGGCCCTCGACCGCGTCAAGCGCGAACGCGAGCGCGAGGACCGCGAACAGCTTCTGGAGGAACAGAACCGGACCCTCGAACGACTGAACCGGATCAACGACATCATCCGGAGCATCTCCCGAGCGCTCGTGCGGGCGTCGACCCGCGAGGAGATCGAGTCCGTCGTCTGTGAACAGTTGGCCCGTGCCGGCCCCTACGGGCTGGCGTGGATCGGCGACCGCGACCACGCCGGCGACATCGTCGTTCGCGAGCGTGCGGGCGGAGACGACCGCGCCGGGGGGTTCGACATGTCCCTCGAAACCCTCGGTGGCGAGGGATCACCGGTCGAGCAGGCGGCCCGGACCCGGACCGAACAGGTCGTCAACGACGTGCTCGACGACGGGGAGTTCCACAACTGGCAGCGCGCGGCGCTCGACCGCGGCTTCCACGCGACCGCATCGTTCCCCTTGGTGTACGAGGACGCGATGTACGGCACCCTGAGCGTCTACGCCGAGGAGACCGGCGTGTTCGGTGATCTGGAGCAGGCGGTGCTCGACGAACTCGCAGACACCATCGCCTACGCCATCAACGCCGCCGAGAGCAAGAAGGCGCTGATGGGCGGGGAGGTGACCCGCCTCGAGTTCGACGTGTCGGGGACGGAGATGGCGTTCGTGCGGCTGACCCGCGACCTCGGCTGCTCGTTGGTCGCGGAGAACTTCGTCCACGAGTCCGACGGCGGCGTCAGGCGGTTCCTCACCACGCGCGGGGTCCCGGCGGCGTCGGTGATCGCGGCCGCCGAGAGCCTTCCGCTGCGGGAGTTCACGCTGATCTCCGAGTACGAGGTCGACGACGAGCCGGTCTGTCTGTTCCGCGCCAGCCTCGCGGGTGACAGCCCGGAGTCAACGATGCTCGAACACGGTGCCCGGCCCGTCGCACTCCGTGCTGGCGGCGGCGAGGCGACGGTCGTCGCCGAACTCGGCGTCGACGCGCCGGTCCGGGAGTTCGTCGAACTGTTCCGCGACCGGTTCCCGGGCGCGGAACTGGTCGCCCAGCGCAGCTTCCAGCGGACCGACCCCTCGGTCGCCGAACAGCGGGCGTCGGCGAGCGAGACGCTGACCGACCGACAGCTCGAGGCGATTCGTACGGCGTACTTCAGCGGCTACTTCGACCGGCCGCGGAAACACACGGGGACGGAGATCGCCGAGGCGATGGGGATCTCCCAGCCCACCTTCAGCCACCACCTCCGCGAAGCCCAACGGAAGCTCTGTGCGGTGCTGTTCGAGGAAGCCGACCGGGAGGCCGAGCCCGTCGACGCGTAG
- a CDS encoding GAF domain-containing protein, with amino-acid sequence MEDRADTSEGGPEAAAHDRITDAVFALDTDWTFTYLNDRAEEAFDLDGRSVVGRSIWLILPELAGSGLQNRCLEAIDRGRPARIEQPIPAAGRRFSMRIYPSETGVTVCAREVPPAERTPEHQRQTLVETVTDVVVTIDEDGTIRRANSATEGVFGYAPSELIGESLGVLIPGATGDHRGALDRYLDGGQPGEWQSVEVTGVRKDGTRIDLSVSFGTHTVDGGERRFTGVIRDVSERNRRERALRAAHDVIVAGDEAFEERIEALLSVCRDAVGTEFATLSRVTDDEYLFDTVISPAGAGVEAGDSVPLETTNCERVVERGETLVLDDIPEQAPSLAERQGNRDLGIECYLGVPVVVDGETTGTFCFYGTQPRSEPFSDWQIAFVEHLASWIGDELERRRYVDRLRALDELNEVVRAVTDEAIAQPTRSEIERRVCEAIAATDSYLFAWIGEADPTNQSVEPRAEAGVEGYTESVSISTDPTEPESAGPTGRALHTGGVQTAHDISTNPSYEPWDEDAEEYGFRSSAAIPVAHEGTIYGVLNVYTDRPEAFTDEVYDVIGLLGKIVGHAIAAIDRKQVLLADSVIDLEFRVSQVLGTYEGAPDTTGEVQFDAVVPRDGGEYVVFGTTSGDGFDLIEWLVEHDEDWEEVLAVRETDEGTAFEVLVVEPRILSAVSAAGGRFVSATVGAGGDLTVRIQLPHDADARSVLGTVRDHYDDTTLVSKQEVTATDSGPRASARIETDDLTDRRLEALRAAYHAGYFEWPRETAGEEVADLLGISAPTFSQHLRAAERSVFGTVFDGE; translated from the coding sequence CTGGCGGGATCGGGGCTGCAGAACCGTTGCCTGGAGGCGATCGACCGCGGCCGACCGGCGCGGATCGAGCAGCCCATCCCGGCCGCCGGCCGGCGCTTCTCGATGCGGATCTACCCCTCGGAGACCGGCGTGACGGTCTGTGCCCGCGAGGTGCCACCCGCCGAGCGGACTCCCGAGCACCAGCGACAGACGCTCGTGGAGACGGTCACCGACGTGGTCGTGACGATAGACGAGGACGGCACGATCCGGCGAGCCAACAGCGCGACCGAGGGGGTGTTCGGCTACGCGCCCTCGGAGCTTATCGGGGAGTCACTCGGGGTGCTGATACCCGGGGCGACGGGCGACCACCGCGGGGCGCTCGACCGGTATCTCGACGGCGGCCAACCGGGGGAGTGGCAGAGCGTCGAGGTCACCGGGGTCCGGAAGGACGGCACGCGGATCGACCTCAGCGTCTCCTTCGGCACCCACACCGTCGACGGCGGCGAGCGACGGTTCACCGGCGTCATCCGGGACGTGAGCGAGCGCAATCGCCGGGAGCGTGCGCTGCGGGCGGCCCACGACGTGATCGTCGCCGGCGACGAGGCGTTCGAGGAACGGATCGAGGCGCTGCTCTCGGTCTGCCGGGACGCCGTCGGGACGGAGTTCGCGACGCTCTCCCGGGTCACCGACGACGAGTACCTGTTCGACACCGTCATCAGCCCCGCGGGAGCGGGGGTCGAGGCGGGCGACAGCGTCCCCCTCGAGACCACCAACTGCGAACGGGTCGTCGAGCGCGGCGAAACGCTCGTCCTCGACGACATCCCCGAGCAGGCGCCGTCGCTGGCCGAGCGTCAGGGGAACCGCGACCTCGGGATCGAGTGTTACCTCGGCGTCCCGGTCGTCGTCGACGGCGAGACCACGGGCACGTTCTGTTTCTACGGTACGCAGCCACGGAGCGAGCCCTTCTCTGACTGGCAGATCGCGTTCGTCGAACACCTCGCGTCCTGGATCGGCGACGAACTCGAACGCCGCCGGTACGTCGATCGGCTGCGCGCGCTCGACGAACTCAACGAGGTGGTACGGGCCGTCACCGACGAGGCCATCGCCCAGCCTACCCGGTCAGAGATCGAGCGTCGGGTCTGTGAGGCCATCGCGGCGACCGACTCCTACCTGTTCGCGTGGATCGGCGAGGCCGACCCCACGAACCAGTCGGTCGAACCGCGTGCGGAGGCGGGCGTCGAGGGGTACACCGAGTCGGTCTCGATATCGACGGACCCGACGGAGCCCGAAAGCGCGGGCCCGACCGGCCGGGCGCTCCACACCGGCGGGGTCCAGACCGCCCACGACATCAGCACCAACCCCAGCTACGAACCGTGGGACGAGGACGCCGAGGAGTACGGCTTCCGGTCGTCGGCGGCGATCCCGGTAGCCCACGAGGGGACCATCTACGGCGTGTTGAACGTCTACACCGATCGACCGGAGGCGTTCACCGACGAGGTGTACGACGTGATCGGCCTGCTCGGCAAGATCGTCGGCCACGCCATCGCCGCGATCGACCGCAAGCAGGTGTTGCTCGCGGACTCGGTCATCGACCTCGAGTTTCGCGTCTCGCAGGTCCTCGGCACGTACGAGGGCGCTCCCGACACCACCGGCGAGGTCCAGTTCGACGCCGTGGTTCCACGCGACGGCGGGGAGTACGTCGTGTTCGGCACGACCAGCGGGGACGGGTTCGACCTGATCGAGTGGCTCGTCGAACACGACGAGGACTGGGAGGAGGTCCTCGCCGTCCGGGAGACCGACGAGGGCACCGCCTTCGAGGTGCTGGTGGTCGAGCCACGGATCCTCTCGGCGGTCAGCGCCGCCGGCGGGCGGTTCGTGTCGGCGACCGTCGGCGCCGGCGGCGACCTCACGGTCCGCATCCAACTGCCCCACGACGCCGACGCGCGGAGCGTCCTCGGCACCGTCCGCGACCACTACGACGACACGACGCTGGTGTCCAAACAGGAGGTCACCGCCACGGACAGCGGCCCGCGAGCGAGCGCCCGGATCGAGACCGACGATCTCACCGATCGGCGCTTGGAGGCACTCAGAGCGGCCTACCACGCCGGCTACTTCGAGTGGCCCCGGGAGACCGCCGGCGAGGAGGTGGCGGACCTGCTCGGCATCTCGGCCCCGACGTTCTCCCAGCATCTCCGGGCGGCCGAGCGCTCGGTGTTCGGGACGGTGTTCGACGGCGAGTAG